The following nucleotide sequence is from Salinigranum halophilum.
CGAGGGCGCTGTAGAACGCCGGCAGCGCTTCGCGGGGGAGGAAGCCGAAGAACCGCGCGTCGATGTCGTGTCGTGCCGCCAGCCGCTCTACCGACTCCCGGGCGGGGCCGTCGCCGCCGAACACGACGGTGACGTCGTCGAGGCCGTCGGCGGCCCGGACGATGTCAGGCAGGCGCTTCTCGAAGCCGTGCCGACCCGTGTAGCCGACGAGCGTGTCGCCGTCGAGACCGTGTCGTTCGCGGAACGCCGTCGCGTCGACGGGCGCGAACTGCTCGATGTCGACGCCGTTCTGCACGACCGAGATGTCGCTCTCGACGCCGACCCGGGCCAACCGGTCGCGAGTCTCGTCGCTGGGGACGATGACGGCGGCGGCGTGAGAGAGAAACCAGCGTTCGTACCGCGTGCTCAACTGCTCGATGCCGTTCTCGAGCCGCGCGTTCGAGGTCAGGTAGTCCGCGTACTCCGCCGTCGGGGTGTGGTACGAAGCGACGAACGGGACGTCCCGGCGGGAAGCGAGCCGCAGCCCCGCGAGCCCGAGACTGAAGGGCGTGTGCGAGTGGACGACGTCGACGTCGCCGCGTCGGACTCGCCGCGGGACGCGCGGGGCCGCGACGCGAAAGCCGTCGTAGAAGGGAAACGCGATCGACCGGACCGGATACTCGCCGCGGTCGGGGTCGTGGTCGGTCGTCTCGGGGAACACCACGTCCATCCGCCCGCCGCGCCGCTCCCAGCGTTCGCGCCACGTCTTGATGGTGTAGGTGACGCCGTTGACGGTCGGCAGGTAAGTATCGGTGAAGGCGACGACCGACGCTCCGTCCATGTCGACGGCCCTTCACAGCACGGGGGTTAATCGCTTCCGACTCGGTGACGTCCGGCCAGCGTGGTCAGCGACCGGATTCGCGGACGTCGGTGTACGCCTCGACGAGTCGCTCGCCGACCCGGTCGAGCGAGTGTTCTCTCGCCGTCTCGCGGGCGTTCTCACCCAGGCGACGGCGGAGGGCGGGGTCCTCGTTCAGCCGGCGGAGTGCCGCGCGGAACTCCCCGTGGGTGTCGCACTTCAGGCAGTCCTCGCCGTCGGTGTAGAACTCCTCGAACACCGGGATGTCGCGGAGCACGCAGGCTTTCCCGCAGGCCATCGCCTCGAGCACGGCGATACCCTGGTTCTCGTTCTTCGTCGGGAACAGGTAGACGTCGCCGGCAGCGAACGCGCCGCGTTTGTCGTCGACCCACCCGGTGAACGTCACGTTCTCGGGGGGGTTCTGTACCCAGTATCGCACGACGGACGACGCGTGTGGACCGGTGTCGTAGGGACCGAACCACGCGAAGTCGTAGTCGGTCTCCTGTGCCAGTTCGCAGAACGTCGAGAGCCCCTTCCGCTCGAAGACGTTGCCGACGGCGAAGACGACCATCCCCTCCAGCCCGAACCGTGTCCGGTACTCGTCACGGAGCCCCTCGAATCCGGCGAGCGAGTCGAGGTCGACGCCGTTCGTCATGGGACGGATGGGTGCGTCGACGGGGTACGACTCGAGCACCCGTTTCGTGTACTCGCTCGGACAGAGCACGAGGTCGGCCTGTGAGTAGAACCATCGGAGGTACCGGCCGAGCGGGCGCGAGACGTACGTCGACCCGCGGAACGATTCGGCGAAGTCCTCGCGCGTGACGTGTGCGTGCAGCACCAGCGGCGTCCCCGTCCGCTTCGCGTGACGGGCGACCGCGACCGTCCCCGGCCCGATGAGATTGCAGTGTGCGACGTCGTACGCGCTGAAGCCGCCGCGCCCTCGAAGCGCGTACTCGGCGGCGGCGACGGGCGAGTCGCCCTTCCACGGACTGGTGACGACGTCGACGTCCGTCGTCCGGAGCGCGGCCCGCTGCTGGTCGGCCGCCGTCCCGATACCACTCCTGTCGAGCCGGGATTCGAGTTCGAGGTAGTTGAGGACCCGCACGAGCGGGTGCTCGCCGTTCAGCGGTTTGACGCTGTCGCTTCGCCCTCGCTCGCGTGCTCCGGAACGACTTTATCGGTCACGGAACCCACCTGAGACATGGGCATCCCGGAAGAGCGGATCGAGCGACTCGAGACGCTCGCGCGCGACGCCGTCCGCGCTGGCGATGAGGACCGCGCACGGGAGTACGTCCGCCTCGCTCGACGGATCGCCGAGCGACACCGGCTTCGCCTCCCGCGTCACTTTCGGCGGT
It contains:
- a CDS encoding ribonuclease P protein component 4, with the protein product MGIPEERIERLETLARDAVRAGDEDRAREYVRLARRIAERHRLRLPRHFRRFTCDRCDAYLRPGVNARVRLQSGTVVVACDCGELARYPYR
- a CDS encoding glycosyltransferase family 4 protein produces the protein MRVLNYLELESRLDRSGIGTAADQQRAALRTTDVDVVTSPWKGDSPVAAAEYALRGRGGFSAYDVAHCNLIGPGTVAVARHAKRTGTPLVLHAHVTREDFAESFRGSTYVSRPLGRYLRWFYSQADLVLCPSEYTKRVLESYPVDAPIRPMTNGVDLDSLAGFEGLRDEYRTRFGLEGMVVFAVGNVFERKGLSTFCELAQETDYDFAWFGPYDTGPHASSVVRYWVQNPPENVTFTGWVDDKRGAFAAGDVYLFPTKNENQGIAVLEAMACGKACVLRDIPVFEEFYTDGEDCLKCDTHGEFRAALRRLNEDPALRRRLGENARETAREHSLDRVGERLVEAYTDVRESGR
- a CDS encoding glycosyltransferase — translated: MDGASVVAFTDTYLPTVNGVTYTIKTWRERWERRGGRMDVVFPETTDHDPDRGEYPVRSIAFPFYDGFRVAAPRVPRRVRRGDVDVVHSHTPFSLGLAGLRLASRRDVPFVASYHTPTAEYADYLTSNARLENGIEQLSTRYERWFLSHAAAVIVPSDETRDRLARVGVESDISVVQNGVDIEQFAPVDATAFRERHGLDGDTLVGYTGRHGFEKRLPDIVRAADGLDDVTVVFGGDGPARESVERLAARHDIDARFFGFLPREALPAFYSALDVFAFPSPVETQGLVALEAIACGTPVVGVREGALRDTIDDGVTGYHYEPGDIDGFRDGIRRALDEYDTLRENCLARREPISVERAVDDLEAVYDRVRQVASPRV